A region of the Canis aureus isolate CA01 chromosome 5, VMU_Caureus_v.1.0, whole genome shotgun sequence genome:
caactctagatcatttaaaaaagagaCCTTGATCTTTCATCTGTTAGTGAGGGACTAGTAATTCTAAAGACTTATACATGAATGCTCTCAGAAATTTTTTCTTGCTGTAAAAACAAGTCTTTCCTAATTGGGATATTATCTACTTTGACTTTATAGCCCTGCTCTATACCAGTATTATAAAAGGAATGTATTCTATGTTAATGTGTTGGGGAAATGATACAAGTTAAAGAGTTgaatcttttgttcttttttaccttttgagGTAAGAAATGcctatttaaaagtgaaaacttgaaaataaataaataaataaataaataaataaataaataaataaataaaaatgaaaatgaaaacttggCCCTTGTCAAGAATTTTGTCTCCCTGATaggaattttcaaaatattttagtcaAATACTTTCTCACAGTACCTTATCAGTGTTCAAGACCATActagtcattttcttttctttcttcagtctcagacTTGATTTAGATTCCTCATCCTGCCCAGGACTTACCATACTGCCATACCCAGTTATAAATGAACTGGGGTTAGGAATTGATATGTAATTATGTTGTAGATACAATGGAAATATTGCttcatggttatttttttcttctttttcagtgttCCATTGGCAGGCTACAATAATGGGGCCAGTAAGTATTCAGATTGATTTCAGAGTAAGTGTTTATGTAATTCACTCATTTTAATCCCACTTTTCTTGTTATCAACAGAATGACAGTCCCTATCAGGGTGGAGTATTTTTCTTGACAATTCATTTCCCAACAGATTACCCCTTCAAGCCACCTAAGGTAATTGGGatatggcatttgtttttatGTGCTTTCTATGACATTAATAAATCAGTTTACAAAAAGTTTTCCTATTCCCTATAGGTTGCGTTTACAACAAGAATTTATCATCCAAATATTAACAGTAATGGCAGCATTTGTCTTGATATTCTCCGGTCACAGTGGTCTCCAGCACTAACTATTTCAAAAGGTAATAGAATGGGTATCTGATATTAAGATAAAGCAGCAGtgtttttgtcttatattttttacttgtttatttttaaagatgcatatatttgagaaagggagCATGCACATGCAAGcaaggggaaaagcagaggggggagagagggaatctcaagcagattctgcactgagcatggagcccaacatgtagggctccatctcacaaccctgagatcatgacctgaggcaaaatcaacaGTCTGAtaatcaaccaactgagccacccaggtgtccctggtttttgtttttttgttttgttgtctatttattttttgaaatgattattCATATTCCTTTCAAGAAGAGGTAGTAAGTTCCCGTTATTTTTTAGTACACCTTGAGACCATTGGAGGAAATTGGATTTTCAGGCATAGGTATTCTTTGATGTCTTGACAGCTCTGTCCATTATGCTGTTCAAGCGTAAGTTGGAAAATGGCCACTTGGTATGAATTTCTTCTAGAGCAAAGTTAAAGTAGAGGAAATTAATGTATCTTCCAACCTTGAGATCTGGGAATGGAAAGGATAGATACTGTTCCAGAAGAGGACATAGCAGTTCTTTTGAAGGAATGCTTGTGGTATAAATACAGACTTTAGTTTAGGTCCTTGAAGAACAAAGTATAGGTGAATTCATATTCAAACTCTTTAAGGTTATACCAGCTCTTGTCTTGAGGTTTCTATCAGAAACAGATTGATTCTCTAAGATGACCAgtttaataaaaattctatttgatgatcttaatattttcagtatatagtcctgtgtgtgtttgaaaatgtgttttaaaaattagttactgggatccctgggtggctcagcggtttagcgcctgccttcggcctagggcatgatcctgggtcctgggatcaagtcccacgtcaggctcctgcatggggcctgcttctccctctacttgtgtgtctgcctctctctctccctctgtgtctctcatgaataaatacataaaatattttaaaaaaataaaaattagttactAATTTTGCAATGAAATTCCAGTAATTCTAAATAAAGCCTAATTACATGAGTCggttggggatttttttttttaatccgcGAACTAAGtagctaacattttcttttttttttttttaagatttttttattcatttaccagagggagagagcatataagcagggggcagaggcactgagccagccaggcactccaacaAACAATATGTTGATTTGAAATTGTACTGCCCCTCAACATCATATCCAAATGAAATCACAAGTGGATTAAGAGCTGTCcaagtaaaaatataataatgaaaaaaaggctgtacaaatacaaataaagaaaaagaaagaggctgCAAATGAGATAACGGGCTAATAAGTTTGAAATAGGaagaacatatataaaaatcagtaagagaaaagatcccaacagatgaatagacagaaaggagcaaaataatgaaggaaatgaaaattaagttcccttctttcacctttttaatttaacaaaaaccTTAGAAAAGGaaagccagggcagccccggtggcgcagtggtttagcgccgcctgcagcccagggcgtgatcctggagaccctggatcgagtcccacgtcaggctccctgcttggagcctgcttctccctctgcctgtgtctctgcttctctctctgtgtctctatgaataaataaataaaatctttaaaaaaaaaaaagaaagaaaagaaaaagaaagccaaatgcTGGTGAAGTATATTGAAATGGGTACTTACGTATTACAGATAAAGTATAGATCTGTATAGCCCAGTCTGTCAGTATGTATTAAAAGATAAGAGATTGGGCAGCCCTGTTGGCTCAgcaggtttagcgccgcctccaaccccagggcgtaatcccggagacccggatagagtcccacgtcgggctccctgcatggagcctgcttctccctctgcctgtgtctatgcctctctctctgtgtctctatgaataaataaataaaatgtttaaaaaaaaaaaagatgagatttaATCATTACTTCCCTTTGACCCAGTAATCctagtttcatttgtttatacTAAAAAGACAGCCTCAAATGCTGAAAAAAAGCTTTATGCTGAAATATATTTGTGACAgtattgtttttgaaaattagaaattaCAG
Encoded here:
- the UBE2D2 gene encoding ubiquitin-conjugating enzyme E2 D2 isoform X2, translating into MFHWQATIMGPNDSPYQGGVFFLTIHFPTDYPFKPPKVAFTTRIYHPNINSNGSICLDILRSQWSPALTISKVLLSICSLLCDPNPDDPLVPEIARIYKTDREKYNRIAREWTQKYAM